Proteins from one Apis cerana isolate GH-2021 linkage group LG11, AcerK_1.0, whole genome shotgun sequence genomic window:
- the LOC107999503 gene encoding uncharacterized protein LOC107999503: MNLKNSLFSMLFSLCFFEMDTGTCVISQSTSAQRKFYQWVLKWINGLHAHIDEEMRDIRHSTKLDVSVLATFLQAIGFKLLSFEKYNDPLIFKKNENNMKIEPEQGILKIAIECNISNMKAVLELGGITCQCPNSDHIKDASFWTISGTEPTGSIDNIAQKVEETGSNLLPRLSKDVTRVLRDVSYKLFDTIVYEPDVNRNTDINLNNSRTSNIFCERRITQDTSKKNVTRSHTQPEICFRTNNINLNVNISFVTLKFFFTNNFAILEYF, translated from the exons atgaaTCTCAAGAACAGTTTGTTTTCTATGCTATTCAGTTTATGTTTCTTCGAGATGGATACCGGTACGTGTGTTATTTCACAATCTACAAGTGCACAACGAAAGTTTTACCAATGGGTACTCAAATGGATAAACGGACTACATGCACATATTGATGAAGAAATGCGCGATATTCGACATTCTACGAAACTGGATGTATCAGTATTAGCTACCTTTTTACAAGCGATCGGATTTAAATTGCTTTCATTTGAAAAGTATAATGATCcacttatctttaaaaaaaatgaaaataatatgaaaatagaacCTGAACAAGGAATTCTTAAAATTGCAATCGAATGTAATATATCAAACATGAAAGCAGTGTTAGAATTAGGAGGAATTACATGTCAATGTCCTAATTCTGATCATATTAAGGATGCATCTTTTTGGACAATTAGTGGTACCGAACCTACTGGAAGTATc gatAATATTGCACAAAAAGTGGAAGAAACTGGTAGTAATCTATTACCTCGTTTATCAAAAGACGTTACACGAGTTTTGCGTGatgtatcatataaattatttgatacaaTCGTATACGAGCCAGATGTTAATCGTAAtacagatataaatttaaataattcacgcacaagtaatatattttgcgAACGAAGAATTACACAGgatacttcaaaaaaaaatgttacacgAAGTCATACACAACCGGAAATATGTTTTCGTACaaacaatatcaatttaaatgtaaatatttcatttgtaacattaaaatttttttttactaataattttgcaatattagaGTATTTCTGA